CGGTCTGGGCAGCTACCACCAGGCACTTGGTCAGTTCCGGTGAAGAGAACTTGGTCAGCACCGCGTTGGCACCGGCCAGGCGCGCCTTTTCACTGTTCATCGCGCTGTCCAGCGAGGTATGCAGCAACACGTAAAGATCCTGGAAATCCGGAGTTTCGCGCAGCGTGCGGGTGAGGGCGTAACCGTCCATCTCGGACATCTCGATGTCCGACACCACCACATTGATCTGCGCCGCCGTGCCTTGCAGTTCCAGCAGCACGTCGATGGCTTCCTTGGCGCTGCGGGCGGTGTGGCAGGTCAGGCCGAGGTTGCGCAGGGTGTGCACCGACTGCTGCAAGGCGACCTGGCTGTCATCCACCACCAGGATCCGCGCATTGCCGAGCACTTCCGCTTCTTCCATGGTCAGGTCGGTCGGCGCCGCTTCAACCGGTGCCGGCGCGATGCCGTGGATGACTTTTTCGATATCCAGTACCTGCACCAGGCCGCCTTCGACCTGAGTGACCCCGGTGATGAACGCACGGTTGCCGCCGGAGCCGTAGGGCGGCGGGCGGATGTCGGTGGTCAGGCAATGCACGATCTTGCTCACAGCCTGCACGTGCAGGCCCTGCTTGGAACGGCTCACATCCGTGACGATCAGGCAGCCTCCGTCCGGATCTTCCAGAGGCATTTCCCCCAAGGCGCGGCTCAGGTCGATCACCGCCAGCGAGTTGCCCCGCAGGGTGGCGATGCCTTTGACGTGCGGGTGTGACTCCGGCAGCTTGGTCAGCGGCGGGCAAGGAATGATTTCGCTGACTTTCAGCAGGTTGATGGCCATCAGCTTGCCGCTGCGCAAGGTAAAGAGCAGAAGCGAGAGAGAGTCTGCGCGGGCTTTGGTGGTGGACATAAAAACCTTCTGTGGATCAGGGATGACGAACTTCTATTGAAGGTTATCGACTCGGGAGAGCCAGGCTTTAACCCGATTTTGTGTCGGGCTGGGCCCGTTTCAGCCCTTCCACACCTGCGGGTTCACCAGGTCCTGCGGGCGCTGGCCCAGCAGGGCGCTGCGCAGGTTGTCCAGGGCGCGGTTGGCCATGGCTTCACGGGTCTCGTTTGTCGCCGAGCCGATATGCGGCAGGGTCACCGCATTGCTCAACTGGAACAGTGGCGATTCAGCCAACGGCTCCTGCTCATACACATCCAGCCCGGCGCCACGAATCTGCTGGGTTTGCAGGGCTTGGATCAGGGCGGGTTCGTCTACTACCGGGCCGCGGGAAATATTGATCAGAATCGCGCTGGACTTCATCAGCCCCAACTCGCGGGTGCTGATCAGGTGGCGGGTCTTCTCGCTTAACGGCACCACCAGGCAGACGAAATCCGCCTCGGCCAGCAATTGGTCCAGGCTGCGCAACTGCGCGCCGAGTTCCTGCTCCAACTCGGCCTTGCGGCTGTTGCCGCTGTACAGGATCGGCATATTGAAGCCCAGGCGCCCACGACGGGCCACGGCGGCGCCGATATTGCCCAGGCCGACGATGCCGAGGGTCTTGCCGTGCACGTCGCAGCCAAACAGTGGCGCGCCGACGCTGGCTTTCCACTGGCCGGCCTTGGTCCAGGCATCCAGCTCAGCCACCCGGCGTGCGCTGCTCATCAGCAGGGCGAAGGCCAGGTCGGCGGTGCTTTCGGTGAGGACGTCTGGGGTGTTGGTGAGCATGATGCCGCGCTCGTTGAAGTACGGCACGTCGTAGTTGTCGTAGCCCACCGACACGCTGGATACCACTTCCAGCTTGCTCGCGCCTTCAAGTTGCACACGGCCCAGCTTGCGGCCCACGCCGATCAACCCGTGGGCGTGGGGCAGCGCTTCATTGAATTGCGCATTGATGTCACCGAGCTTGGGGTTGGGCGCGATCACCTCGAAATCCTGTTGCAGGCGTTCGATCATTTGCGGGGTGACACGGCTGAAGGCGAGGACGGTCTTTTTCATTGCAGGCGGGCTCATCGACTACGGAAGAATGCTAAGCACGCTAACATTCCTGCCGGCAATTGTCAGGACACCGCCCCTCCCACATTTAAAGACTTGTATCGCCTGGTAGAAATCAGTTCGCCAGCCGTGCACCGCTGAGGCTGCCGCTC
The genomic region above belongs to Pseudomonas sp. S35 and contains:
- a CDS encoding chemotaxis protein, which gives rise to MSTTKARADSLSLLLFTLRSGKLMAINLLKVSEIIPCPPLTKLPESHPHVKGIATLRGNSLAVIDLSRALGEMPLEDPDGGCLIVTDVSRSKQGLHVQAVSKIVHCLTTDIRPPPYGSGGNRAFITGVTQVEGGLVQVLDIEKVIHGIAPAPVEAAPTDLTMEEAEVLGNARILVVDDSQVALQQSVHTLRNLGLTCHTARSAKEAIDVLLELQGTAAQINVVVSDIEMSEMDGYALTRTLRETPDFQDLYVLLHTSLDSAMNSEKARLAGANAVLTKFSSPELTKCLVVAAQTVAQQGL
- a CDS encoding D-glycerate dehydrogenase → MKKTVLAFSRVTPQMIERLQQDFEVIAPNPKLGDINAQFNEALPHAHGLIGVGRKLGRVQLEGASKLEVVSSVSVGYDNYDVPYFNERGIMLTNTPDVLTESTADLAFALLMSSARRVAELDAWTKAGQWKASVGAPLFGCDVHGKTLGIVGLGNIGAAVARRGRLGFNMPILYSGNSRKAELEQELGAQLRSLDQLLAEADFVCLVVPLSEKTRHLISTRELGLMKSSAILINISRGPVVDEPALIQALQTQQIRGAGLDVYEQEPLAESPLFQLSNAVTLPHIGSATNETREAMANRALDNLRSALLGQRPQDLVNPQVWKG